Proteins encoded together in one Bacteroidota bacterium window:
- a CDS encoding PhoH family protein, with translation MSEKTISLEAYNPLDIYGVNDSNLNILKKLFPKLKIIARGDVLKIMGDENELNEFARKFSWLLLNYEKFGRITENELYQIMDSRENDEKAFSMEETGDNDILVHGRDGLLVRARTRNQKKMAVSSDKNDLIFAIGPAGTGKTYTAVALAVRALKNKQVKRIILTRPAVEAGENLGFLPGDLKDKLDPYLQPLYDALRDMLPTQRLLTYLEDGTIEVAPLAFMRGRTLDHAFAILDEAQNSTVPQLKMFLTRMGRSAKFIVTGDVTQVDLPRNQKSGLVHATNILKNKPGIDFIFLDESDVIRHKLVSLIIKAYEFEQADPEKQ, from the coding sequence ATGAGCGAAAAAACCATTTCACTGGAAGCTTATAATCCCCTGGATATTTACGGTGTGAATGATTCTAATCTGAATATCCTGAAAAAACTATTTCCCAAACTGAAAATCATTGCCAGGGGAGATGTTTTGAAAATCATGGGTGATGAAAATGAGTTGAACGAGTTTGCCCGTAAATTCTCGTGGTTATTGCTGAACTACGAAAAATTCGGCAGGATTACCGAAAACGAGCTTTATCAGATCATGGACAGCAGAGAAAACGATGAAAAAGCATTTTCAATGGAAGAAACCGGTGATAATGACATTCTGGTCCACGGGCGCGACGGACTCCTGGTCAGGGCCAGAACCCGCAACCAAAAGAAAATGGCAGTTTCCTCCGATAAAAATGACCTTATATTTGCCATCGGCCCTGCCGGCACCGGTAAAACCTATACGGCCGTTGCCCTCGCTGTCAGAGCACTGAAAAACAAACAGGTAAAAAGGATCATCCTCACCCGGCCTGCTGTTGAAGCCGGAGAAAACCTCGGCTTTTTGCCCGGAGACCTGAAAGATAAACTCGACCCTTACCTGCAACCTCTTTACGATGCCCTGCGCGATATGCTTCCTACACAAAGACTCCTCACCTATCTCGAAGACGGTACCATCGAAGTAGCTCCCCTCGCATTTATGAGAGGAAGAACCCTCGATCATGCGTTTGCTATCCTCGATGAAGCCCAAAACTCCACCGTCCCGCAACTTAAAATGTTCCTCACCCGAATGGGTCGCTCTGCAAAATTCATCGTCACCGGTGATGTAACTCAGGTCGACCTGCCCAGAAATCAAAAATCCGGACTCGTCCACGCTACAAACATCCTGAAAAACAAACCCGGAATCGACTTCATTTTCCTGGATGAATCGGATGTTATTCGTCATAAACTTGTAAGTCTGATTATAAAAGCGTATGAGTTCGAACAAGCTGATCCCGAAAAACAATAA
- a CDS encoding phosphoribosylaminoimidazolesuccinocarboxamide synthase, protein MKSLTGTDFRFPKQKNVYKGKVRDVYNINDELLIMVVTDRISAFDVVLPKGIPYKGQVLNQIAAKFLDATSSIVPNWMLATPDPMVMAGHFCEPYPVEMIIRGYLTGSSWRTYNKGSREICGVPIPDGMKEHQRFDHPIVTPTTKAKEGHDEDISKEEIISQGLVKPGEYALLEGYTRKLFDKGNEIADKHGLILVDTKYEFGKVGNTIYLIDEIHTPDSSRYFYKDGYQERFEKGENQRQLSKEFVREWLMERGFQGQTGMEVPFMPDDFVESVSERYIELFEHITGEPFVRADINHVAERVEHNIREFLKQYFS, encoded by the coding sequence ATGAAATCACTCACAGGAACAGATTTTCGCTTTCCCAAACAAAAAAACGTTTATAAAGGAAAGGTCAGGGATGTATATAACATCAACGATGAACTGCTCATCATGGTCGTCACCGACAGGATTTCGGCATTCGATGTCGTTCTGCCCAAAGGTATCCCATACAAGGGGCAAGTCCTCAACCAGATAGCAGCAAAATTCCTGGATGCTACTTCATCCATAGTACCAAACTGGATGCTCGCCACTCCCGATCCAATGGTTATGGCAGGACACTTCTGCGAACCTTACCCGGTGGAAATGATCATAAGGGGCTATCTTACCGGTAGCTCCTGGAGAACCTATAATAAAGGCAGCAGGGAAATATGTGGCGTTCCAATCCCCGATGGAATGAAAGAGCACCAGCGTTTTGATCATCCCATCGTTACGCCAACCACCAAAGCAAAGGAAGGTCATGATGAAGATATTTCAAAGGAAGAAATTATCAGCCAGGGACTTGTAAAACCAGGCGAATATGCTCTTCTCGAAGGCTATACCAGGAAACTGTTTGATAAAGGTAATGAAATAGCCGATAAACATGGCCTCATCCTTGTTGATACCAAATACGAGTTCGGAAAAGTCGGGAATACAATATACCTGATAGATGAAATCCATACTCCCGATTCTTCCCGGTATTTTTATAAAGACGGCTACCAGGAAAGATTTGAAAAAGGAGAAAATCAAAGACAGCTTTCCAAGGAATTCGTCAGGGAATGGCTTATGGAAAGAGGCTTCCAGGGCCAGACAGGCATGGAGGTTCCTTTTATGCCCGATGATTTCGTGGAATCGGTTTCAGAACGCTATATCGAACTGTTCGAGCATATTACCGGCGAACCATTTGTAAGGGCCGATATCAACCATGTGGCGGAACGCGTTGAACACAACATAAGGGAATTCCTGAAACAATACTTTTCATGA
- a CDS encoding DegT/DnrJ/EryC1/StrS family aminotransferase, whose protein sequence is MTDKQAAFIPFSPPRVDQKTIDEIIDTLHSGWITTGPKTKLFEKKLTEYGGHKATLCTSSASAGLELMLRWFGVGPGDEVIIPAYTYSATANVVVHCGAKPVMADIGSDFNITLGNIRKAITPQTKVVMPVDLAGFPCDYDGINALVQENSIRKLFTPVNTVQEKLGRILVLSDAAHSVGAVYKGKKTGSLTDISVYSFHAVKNLTTAEGGAVCLNLPEPFNNEEEYKYLCIKSLHGQTKDALAKAQIGNWKYDIIEAGYKYNMTDIQASMGLVELERYDNDMLPRRKQIFDAYRDRLSKYPWAEIPVYETPERQSSYHVFLLRIKNITEETRDKIIQAIFSRNVSVNVHFIPLPLLSFYRNNGYRINDYPVSYDSFSREISLPVYYDLNDQQVNTVLNAVIASVEENVHG, encoded by the coding sequence ATGACAGACAAGCAAGCTGCGTTTATCCCCTTCAGCCCACCCAGGGTTGACCAGAAAACCATAGATGAGATCATTGACACCCTTCATTCAGGATGGATCACAACCGGTCCGAAAACCAAGCTTTTTGAAAAAAAATTAACAGAATACGGAGGGCACAAAGCCACTCTTTGTACCAGCTCTGCTTCTGCAGGCCTGGAACTTATGCTCCGTTGGTTTGGAGTAGGACCTGGGGATGAAGTTATCATTCCTGCATACACCTACTCCGCAACCGCCAACGTGGTGGTACATTGTGGCGCAAAACCGGTGATGGCAGATATTGGAAGCGATTTTAACATTACCTTAGGAAATATTCGCAAGGCCATTACCCCACAAACCAAGGTTGTTATGCCCGTCGACCTGGCAGGATTCCCATGCGACTACGACGGTATCAATGCCCTGGTTCAGGAAAATTCTATCAGGAAACTTTTCACACCGGTCAACACGGTCCAGGAAAAACTCGGAAGAATACTGGTCCTCTCCGATGCCGCCCATTCCGTTGGGGCTGTTTATAAAGGAAAGAAAACCGGAAGCCTGACTGATATCAGCGTTTATTCCTTCCATGCCGTCAAAAATCTTACCACCGCTGAAGGTGGGGCCGTATGCCTGAACCTTCCCGAACCCTTTAATAACGAGGAGGAATACAAGTATTTGTGCATCAAAAGTCTTCATGGCCAAACAAAGGATGCATTAGCCAAAGCTCAGATAGGAAACTGGAAGTATGATATCATTGAAGCCGGCTATAAATACAACATGACCGACATCCAGGCATCCATGGGTTTGGTGGAACTGGAAAGGTACGATAACGATATGCTGCCTCGGCGTAAACAAATATTCGATGCATATCGTGACCGCCTCTCAAAGTATCCCTGGGCGGAAATCCCTGTCTATGAAACCCCGGAAAGGCAATCGTCTTATCACGTCTTTCTTCTGCGGATAAAAAACATAACAGAAGAAACCAGAGATAAGATCATTCAGGCAATCTTCTCCCGTAATGTCTCTGTCAATGTGCATTTCATACCCCTTCCATTGCTCAGCTTTTACAGGAATAACGGATATAGAATCAATGATTATCCTGTCTCTTACGATTCCTTTTCACGCGAAATCAGCCTCCCGGTTTATTATGACCTCAACGACCAACAGGTTAATACCGTGCTGAACGCAGTGATCGCATCGGTGGAAGAAAACGTTCATGGATGA
- the gldF gene encoding gliding motility-associated ABC transporter permease subunit GldF, which produces MWTLFKKEVSSFLSSLTGYIVIVVFLLVNGLFLWVFPLDSNILVYGYANIDGLFTIAPYVFLFLIPAITMRMIAEEKKTGTIEQLFTQPLTDLQIILAKYLAALFLVVIALLPTLIYFFSVYHLGFPPGNLDQGGMWGSYLGLLFLGASFTAIGLFASSLTDNQITAFIIAVVISSFIYIGFELIWSLDLFGGFGLLIRSLGMSLHYSSISRGVVDSRDVIYFLSIVTLFILLTRYILASRKWK; this is translated from the coding sequence ATGTGGACATTATTTAAGAAAGAAGTAAGCAGTTTTTTAAGTTCGTTGACCGGCTATATAGTCATTGTAGTTTTTCTTCTGGTGAATGGATTATTTCTTTGGGTGTTCCCTCTCGACTCGAATATCCTGGTATATGGATATGCAAATATTGATGGATTATTTACCATTGCTCCCTATGTATTTCTTTTTCTAATTCCGGCTATAACGATGAGAATGATAGCAGAGGAGAAAAAAACCGGGACTATTGAGCAATTGTTTACACAACCCCTTACCGATCTTCAGATCATTTTAGCGAAGTATCTGGCCGCATTATTTCTTGTGGTGATTGCGTTGCTTCCCACTCTGATTTATTTTTTCTCGGTTTATCATCTGGGTTTTCCTCCGGGAAACCTCGACCAGGGAGGAATGTGGGGGTCATATCTTGGGCTTCTCTTTTTAGGCGCGTCATTTACAGCCATCGGACTTTTTGCTTCATCACTTACGGATAATCAAATCACAGCTTTCATAATTGCAGTTGTAATCAGTAGCTTTATCTATATTGGTTTTGAGCTTATCTGGTCACTGGATTTGTTTGGAGGTTTCGGTCTGCTTATCCGTTCGCTGGGAATGAGTTTGCACTATTCTTCCATCAGCAGGGGTGTGGTGGATTCCCGTGATGTGATTTATTTTTTAAGCATAGTGACGTTGTTTATTTTACTTACCAGATACATCCTGGCAAGCAGAAAATGGAAATAA
- a CDS encoding SAM-dependent chlorinase/fluorinase, with product MKDHYLASVKGAILRLLPEVNVVDISHEVSPFNIKEAAYIFRNAWQYFPEGTVHILGVDTEESDNQAHVVIKNKGHFFIGADNGIFSLIFNEVPDECRELQVMQDSDYFTFPTRDRFVKTAVHLVKGESMDELGPIHGRLLERSLFNPVIETDAIKGVAIYIDRYENVITNITREVFEKVRKGRKCKIVIRGEVIPQISESYSDVNFSFPVALFGSNGHLEIALNRGNAGGLLGLNIDSSVRVEFF from the coding sequence ATGAAGGATCATTACCTTGCAAGCGTCAAGGGGGCGATCCTGAGGCTTTTGCCTGAGGTTAACGTGGTAGATATCTCACATGAGGTATCTCCATTTAACATAAAGGAAGCGGCGTATATTTTCCGTAATGCATGGCAATATTTTCCGGAAGGGACCGTACATATCCTGGGTGTGGATACAGAAGAATCGGATAATCAGGCTCATGTAGTGATTAAGAACAAGGGGCATTTTTTTATTGGGGCTGATAACGGGATCTTCAGTCTTATTTTCAATGAAGTCCCGGATGAATGCAGGGAGTTGCAGGTGATGCAGGATTCCGATTATTTCACTTTTCCAACCCGTGATCGTTTTGTTAAGACCGCCGTTCATCTTGTCAAAGGAGAGAGTATGGATGAACTGGGGCCTATACATGGCCGGCTTCTGGAGAGAAGCCTCTTTAATCCGGTGATTGAAACGGATGCAATCAAGGGAGTGGCAATTTATATTGACCGATACGAAAATGTTATAACCAATATAACCAGGGAAGTGTTTGAAAAGGTCAGGAAAGGCAGGAAATGCAAAATAGTGATACGCGGAGAGGTTATTCCCCAGATCAGCGAATCCTATTCCGACGTGAATTTCAGTTTCCCTGTAGCCCTTTTCGGTTCTAATGGCCATCTGGAAATTGCGCTCAACCGTGGTAATGCCGGTGGGCTCCTGGGATTGAATATAGATTCATCCGTAAGGGTGGAATTTTTCTGA